Proteins encoded by one window of Halobaculum halobium:
- a CDS encoding NAD(P)/FAD-dependent oxidoreductase — MAGSDPAAGAGSAAGDGVRVAVVGGGAVGVTAAHDLAAAGADVTLFEKGDLASGSSGRAAGVLYDAYAEDVDAELGARALERFRKLSGTGEFEFTECPYVMLAREGDDDLAEAVAGAAERMRVHDRDVETVDGDALGDRFPSLRTDDVAVAAVARNAGWVDPGSYVAAVADLAASAGAEIRTDSAVAVSTTPPGVTVASEAPVTRRFDAVVVAAGAHTKRLLADAGIAVPLKPYRVQALVSARGYDGPMWYDASAGAYARPHPAGLLAGDGTVPVEADPDEWDLEADDWFLADAGEVLRDRAGHDPDVERAWAGLCTATPDGDPLLGAVADGVFVAAGWQGHGFMRAPATGEVVARQVLGEREGVPGFDPGRFDGDEAFEISEGMAVETDDGAENRD, encoded by the coding sequence ATGGCCGGGAGCGACCCGGCCGCGGGAGCCGGCTCGGCGGCAGGCGACGGCGTGCGCGTCGCGGTCGTCGGCGGCGGCGCCGTCGGCGTCACCGCGGCCCACGACCTCGCAGCCGCCGGCGCGGACGTGACGCTGTTCGAGAAGGGCGACCTCGCGTCCGGGTCCTCCGGGCGCGCCGCGGGGGTCCTCTACGACGCCTACGCAGAGGACGTGGACGCCGAACTCGGCGCTCGCGCGCTGGAGCGGTTCAGGAAGCTGTCGGGGACCGGCGAGTTCGAGTTCACCGAATGCCCGTACGTGATGCTCGCACGCGAGGGCGACGACGACCTGGCGGAGGCTGTCGCGGGCGCGGCCGAGCGGATGCGCGTCCACGACCGCGACGTGGAGACCGTCGACGGCGACGCCCTCGGCGATCGGTTCCCGAGCCTCCGGACGGACGACGTGGCCGTCGCGGCTGTCGCCCGCAACGCCGGGTGGGTAGACCCAGGGAGCTACGTCGCCGCTGTCGCCGATCTGGCCGCGTCGGCGGGGGCGGAGATCCGGACCGACAGCGCGGTCGCGGTGTCCACGACGCCGCCGGGCGTGACCGTCGCGAGCGAGGCGCCCGTGACGCGGCGCTTCGACGCCGTCGTCGTCGCCGCCGGCGCCCACACGAAACGACTGTTGGCGGACGCAGGGATCGCGGTCCCGCTCAAGCCGTACCGCGTGCAGGCGCTCGTCTCCGCCCGGGGGTACGACGGACCGATGTGGTACGACGCCTCGGCGGGCGCGTACGCCCGTCCGCATCCCGCCGGCCTGCTCGCTGGCGACGGGACCGTCCCGGTCGAGGCCGACCCGGACGAGTGGGACCTCGAGGCGGACGACTGGTTCCTCGCGGACGCCGGCGAAGTCCTCCGCGATCGGGCGGGCCACGACCCCGACGTGGAGCGCGCGTGGGCCGGCCTCTGCACCGCGACGCCTGACGGCGACCCGCTGCTGGGAGCGGTCGCCGACGGCGTCTTCGTCGCCGCCGGCTGGCAGGGCCACGGCTTCATGCGCGCGCCGGCGACCGGCGAGGTCGTCGCCCGGCAGGTGCTCGGCGAGCGCGAGGGCGTTCCGGGGTTCGATCCCGGGCGGTTCGACGGCGACGAGGCGTTCGAGATCAGCGAGGGGATGGCCGTCGAGACGGACGACGGAGCGGAGAACCGAGACTAA
- a CDS encoding creatininase family protein, with protein sequence MRLLHEETTTTAGEAFDDGVEVAILPTGSVEQHGPALPLGTDFLAAEAVARGIDRDDAVVLPTVPVGVSAHHRQFDGTLWAEPETFEDYVGEIAASVASHGVRKVVFCNGHGGNSDALRRAARRLRGDRVAYAAPWNWWSSLDGLDEDLFDQSGIGHADAMETSMVAHLAGDLVREATLAEAEAGAADSWGKSVHGAAVGFDTADFSESGAVGEPTQGTAEKGRKLYEQATSELDALVGWLADQPFDALTPAPHR encoded by the coding sequence ATGCGACTGCTCCACGAGGAGACGACGACGACCGCGGGCGAGGCGTTCGACGACGGCGTCGAGGTGGCGATCCTGCCGACGGGGTCGGTCGAACAGCACGGGCCCGCGCTCCCGCTGGGGACGGACTTTCTGGCCGCCGAGGCCGTCGCGCGAGGGATCGACCGCGACGACGCCGTGGTCCTGCCGACGGTCCCGGTCGGCGTCTCGGCGCACCACCGCCAGTTCGACGGAACGCTGTGGGCGGAGCCCGAGACGTTCGAGGACTACGTCGGGGAGATCGCCGCCTCCGTCGCGAGCCACGGCGTCCGAAAGGTCGTGTTCTGCAACGGGCACGGGGGGAACAGCGACGCGCTCCGGCGCGCCGCCCGACGGCTCCGCGGCGACCGGGTCGCGTACGCTGCGCCGTGGAACTGGTGGTCGAGCCTCGACGGCCTCGACGAGGACCTGTTCGACCAGTCCGGCATCGGCCACGCCGACGCGATGGAGACGAGCATGGTCGCACACCTCGCGGGCGACCTCGTGCGCGAGGCAACGCTGGCCGAGGCCGAGGCGGGCGCGGCCGATTCGTGGGGGAAATCGGTCCACGGCGCGGCCGTCGGCTTCGACACCGCCGACTTCTCGGAGTCGGGCGCGGTGGGCGAACCGACGCAGGGGACCGCCGAGAAGGGCCGGAAGCTGTACGAGCAGGCGACGAGCGAGCTCGACGCGCTCGTCGGCTGGTTGGCCGATCAGCCGTTCGACGCGCTGACGCCGGCGCCGCACCGCTGA
- a CDS encoding DUF7388 family protein — MKLTESATADSVAARTNLDGIALKPTECDVTVAADLPLGLVCLDYEGREALPDADALAGLAEAADLRVTTPVRADGFDPRGDDSLVETLPDAASRVLVAGHGAYLSETERKRAVAPRLGDAAAAVRAVGGTPWVGTEGVERLALAAGGVQYDLLSRSTERDVRGLRAAGFDGELALYAPVVPTDDEDDVLDAVGDYAARRRPVREALPEEAATDAAATGRAREVLSKAVRDFALVGDPETVGERVRDLKDHGVDYVVGYPATGVDALR, encoded by the coding sequence ATGAAGCTCACCGAATCAGCCACAGCCGACAGTGTCGCCGCCCGAACGAACCTCGACGGGATCGCGCTCAAGCCGACCGAGTGCGACGTGACCGTCGCCGCCGACCTCCCGCTCGGCCTCGTGTGCCTCGACTACGAGGGACGCGAGGCCCTCCCGGACGCCGACGCGCTCGCCGGCCTCGCCGAGGCCGCTGACCTCCGGGTGACGACGCCGGTCCGCGCGGACGGCTTCGACCCGCGCGGCGACGACTCGCTCGTCGAGACGCTCCCCGACGCCGCGAGCCGCGTGCTCGTCGCGGGGCACGGCGCGTACCTCTCCGAGACCGAGCGGAAGCGAGCGGTGGCACCTCGGCTCGGCGACGCCGCGGCCGCCGTCCGCGCGGTCGGCGGCACGCCGTGGGTCGGCACCGAAGGCGTCGAGCGCCTCGCGCTCGCGGCCGGCGGCGTCCAGTACGACCTGCTCTCGCGGTCGACCGAGCGCGACGTGCGCGGGCTGCGGGCGGCCGGCTTCGACGGGGAACTCGCCCTCTACGCGCCCGTGGTCCCGACCGACGACGAGGACGACGTGCTCGACGCAGTCGGCGACTACGCCGCCCGCCGTAGACCCGTCCGCGAGGCGCTCCCGGAGGAGGCCGCGACCGACGCCGCGGCCACGGGCCGCGCCCGCGAGGTGCTCTCGAAGGCGGTCCGGGACTTCGCGCTCGTGGGCGACCCGGAGACGGTCGGCGAGCGCGTGCGCGACCTGAAGGACCACGGCGTCGACTACGTCGTCGGCTACCCGGCGACCGGCGTCGACGCGCTGCGATAG
- a CDS encoding NUDIX hydrolase, with product MDFERVRRHTPVEVTDAERRAAVLAPVVERGGAPHILFTKRADHLGSHPGQMSFPGGGVEAQDADLTATALREANEEIGLRPEEVAVVGRIDDIRTVSEYAVTPFVGTAPDRTYVPSDDEVAEIAILPVSELTARENYESERRDHPHYGEIRLHFFHVDGYTVWGATGRMLVQLLELLTDWEMPAKVDRVVDPDADLPM from the coding sequence ATGGACTTCGAGCGCGTTCGTCGACACACCCCCGTGGAGGTGACGGACGCCGAGCGGCGCGCCGCGGTGCTGGCGCCGGTTGTCGAGCGCGGCGGCGCGCCGCACATCCTGTTCACGAAGCGCGCCGACCACCTCGGGAGCCATCCCGGACAGATGAGCTTTCCCGGCGGCGGGGTCGAAGCACAGGACGCAGACCTGACCGCGACGGCGCTTCGGGAGGCGAACGAGGAGATCGGCCTGCGCCCCGAGGAGGTCGCAGTCGTCGGTCGCATCGACGACATCCGGACGGTCTCGGAGTACGCGGTCACACCGTTCGTCGGCACCGCGCCAGACCGCACGTACGTCCCCAGCGACGACGAGGTCGCCGAGATCGCGATCCTCCCCGTGTCGGAGTTGACCGCTCGCGAGAACTACGAGTCCGAGCGCCGCGACCACCCGCACTACGGCGAGATCCGTCTCCACTTCTTTCACGTCGACGGGTACACCGTCTGGGGCGCGACGGGGCGGATGCTCGTGCAGTTGCTGGAGCTGCTCACCGACTGGGAGATGCCCGCGAAGGTCGACCGCGTCGTCGACCCCGACGCCGACCTCCCGATGTGA
- a CDS encoding glycosyl transferase family 2, which produces MEYVQERVATLHAFGEGAPDAPADRAAVVVPMTEREYAGLAAERVLSELESLDPARVVVPLRAPAERVDAFREWLDGFDLPLETLWCDGPRVAEILADAGLDGERGKGRDVWLALGRALSEEYVVVHDADTKSYSREYVRRLLFPLANGFDFSKGYYARVENGQLYGRLFRLFYTPLVRALRDSAPDSEFLDYMAAFRYALAGEFAATGDVVAEMPVQRTWGLEVGTLAAAYDEVGVDGAAQVDLGSYEHDHRAVSGPTGLSDMSRSVGSALLRATEEHGVDPDYDALPDAYRATAESYVDRYAADAAFNGLSYDRGGEREQVRTYAASIAAPGPDTRLPPWNDVALSPADVAAAAQADARDAANGDVAGDD; this is translated from the coding sequence ATGGAATACGTACAGGAGCGCGTCGCCACGCTCCACGCGTTCGGCGAGGGGGCGCCAGACGCGCCCGCCGACCGCGCGGCCGTCGTCGTGCCGATGACCGAGCGCGAGTACGCCGGGCTCGCGGCCGAGCGCGTCCTCTCGGAGCTGGAGTCGCTCGATCCCGCGCGGGTGGTGGTCCCCCTGCGTGCGCCCGCCGAGCGAGTCGACGCCTTCCGCGAGTGGCTCGACGGCTTCGACCTCCCCCTGGAGACGCTGTGGTGTGATGGTCCCCGCGTGGCCGAGATCCTCGCGGACGCGGGCCTCGACGGCGAGCGCGGCAAGGGGCGCGACGTGTGGCTGGCGCTCGGACGGGCGCTCTCCGAGGAGTACGTCGTCGTCCACGACGCCGACACCAAGTCGTACTCGCGGGAGTACGTCCGTCGACTACTGTTTCCGCTGGCGAACGGGTTCGACTTCTCGAAGGGCTACTACGCCCGCGTCGAGAACGGACAGCTGTACGGCCGGCTCTTCCGGCTGTTCTACACGCCGTTGGTTCGCGCGCTGCGCGATTCGGCCCCCGACTCGGAGTTCCTCGACTACATGGCGGCGTTCCGCTACGCGCTCGCCGGCGAGTTCGCCGCGACCGGCGACGTCGTCGCCGAGATGCCGGTCCAGCGCACGTGGGGGCTGGAGGTCGGCACCCTCGCGGCCGCGTACGACGAGGTCGGCGTCGACGGCGCCGCGCAGGTCGACCTCGGCAGCTACGAGCACGACCACCGGGCGGTCTCGGGGCCGACCGGGCTCTCGGACATGAGTCGGTCGGTCGGTTCGGCGCTGTTGCGCGCGACCGAGGAGCACGGCGTCGACCCCGACTACGACGCGCTGCCTGACGCGTACCGCGCGACCGCCGAGTCGTACGTCGACCGGTACGCCGCAGACGCCGCGTTCAACGGGCTCTCGTACGACCGCGGCGGCGAACGCGAGCAGGTGCGCACCTACGCGGCCTCGATCGCCGCGCCCGGCCCGGACACCCGACTGCCCCCGTGGAACGACGTCGCCCTCTCGCCGGCGGACGTAGCCGCCGCCGCCCAAGCGGACGCCCGCGACGCGGCGAACGGGGACGTGGCCGGCGACGACTGA
- a CDS encoding DUF3311 domain-containing protein produces MTRTRSDALWIAAFALLVAFAVPWFLWGDATVVAGLPLWLWWHVGWMALASVAFAAFARGGAWDRGVDAEVIRRG; encoded by the coding sequence ATGACGCGAACTCGAAGTGACGCGCTGTGGATCGCGGCGTTCGCGCTGCTCGTCGCGTTCGCCGTACCGTGGTTCCTCTGGGGGGACGCGACAGTCGTCGCGGGACTCCCGCTGTGGCTGTGGTGGCACGTCGGCTGGATGGCGCTGGCGAGCGTCGCGTTCGCGGCGTTCGCACGCGGCGGCGCGTGGGACCGCGGCGTCGACGCGGAGGTGATCCGGCGTGGCTGA
- a CDS encoding sodium:solute symporter family protein yields MADLTVSLGVVVGYLVIALAIGVLAYRLTDRTAEDYYLASRSVGTVVLLFTTFATLLSAFTFFGGPNLAFAAGPEWILVMGLMDGILFALLWYAVGYKQWLVGKAHGYVTLGEMLGDRFDSTALRGLVAGVSLLWLFPYVMLQQIGAGQALVGLTDGVVPYWAGAAMITVFMIAYVGLSGLRGVAWTDTLQGVFMLGVIWLAVAWIASTAGGVSALTAGMTDAAPEFAALGGGLYSPQWMIAQAVVIAFGVAAFPQVNQRFFMADRAETLKRSFALWPVLVLLLFVPAFLLGSWAVGLGIQVPDGSNVLPLLLNEYTPAWFAALVIAGALAAMMSSSDSMLLSGSSYLTRDIYRPFVAPDASAERESRVARVGVAVFAGSTFLASLAVGGGGGLDVLVTLGDTAFGGYAQLTIPLILALYWGGTTELGMISGVGAAEGVYLAHVFLPLPATYLTWDFALWCMLLSLVATVAVSTVTANAPAANAEKFGVGAD; encoded by the coding sequence GTGGCTGACCTGACCGTCTCCCTCGGCGTCGTCGTCGGCTACCTCGTGATCGCGCTCGCGATCGGCGTGCTGGCGTACAGACTCACCGATCGGACGGCGGAGGACTACTACCTCGCCTCGCGGTCGGTCGGGACGGTCGTCCTGTTGTTCACGACGTTCGCGACCCTCCTGTCGGCGTTCACGTTCTTCGGGGGTCCGAACCTCGCGTTCGCCGCTGGGCCGGAGTGGATCCTCGTGATGGGGCTGATGGACGGTATCCTCTTCGCGCTGCTGTGGTACGCCGTCGGCTACAAGCAGTGGCTCGTCGGGAAGGCCCACGGCTACGTGACGCTCGGAGAGATGCTGGGCGACCGCTTCGACTCGACGGCACTGCGGGGGCTCGTCGCCGGCGTGAGCCTCCTGTGGCTGTTCCCGTACGTGATGCTCCAGCAGATCGGCGCCGGGCAGGCGCTGGTGGGGCTGACCGACGGGGTGGTACCGTACTGGGCCGGCGCCGCGATGATCACGGTGTTCATGATCGCGTACGTCGGCCTCTCGGGGCTTCGGGGGGTCGCCTGGACGGACACGCTCCAGGGCGTGTTCATGCTCGGGGTGATCTGGCTGGCGGTCGCGTGGATCGCCTCGACTGCCGGCGGCGTCTCGGCGCTGACGGCGGGGATGACCGACGCCGCGCCCGAGTTCGCGGCGCTCGGCGGCGGGCTGTACTCGCCCCAGTGGATGATCGCGCAGGCGGTCGTCATCGCGTTCGGCGTCGCGGCCTTCCCGCAGGTGAACCAGCGGTTCTTCATGGCGGATCGCGCGGAGACGCTCAAGCGGTCGTTCGCCCTGTGGCCGGTGCTCGTGCTCCTGCTGTTCGTGCCGGCGTTCCTGCTCGGATCGTGGGCGGTCGGGCTGGGGATCCAGGTGCCGGACGGGAGCAACGTCCTCCCGCTGCTGCTCAACGAGTACACGCCGGCGTGGTTCGCGGCACTGGTGATCGCCGGGGCGCTGGCGGCGATGATGTCCTCCTCGGACTCGATGCTACTGTCGGGGTCGTCGTACCTCACGCGCGACATCTACCGGCCGTTCGTCGCTCCGGACGCCAGCGCCGAGCGCGAGAGTCGGGTCGCTCGCGTCGGGGTCGCCGTGTTCGCGGGCTCGACGTTCCTTGCCTCTCTCGCCGTCGGCGGCGGGGGCGGACTCGACGTGCTGGTGACGCTCGGCGACACGGCCTTCGGCGGGTACGCGCAGCTGACGATCCCGCTGATCCTGGCGCTGTACTGGGGCGGGACGACCGAGTTGGGGATGATATCCGGGGTGGGCGCCGCCGAGGGCGTCTACCTCGCGCACGTGTTCCTCCCGCTGCCGGCGACGTACCTCACGTGGGACTTCGCGCTGTGGTGCATGCTGCTGTCGCTGGTCGCGACGGTTGCGGTGTCGACGGTGACCGCGAACGCGCCCGCCGCGAACGCCGAGAAGTTCGGCGTCGGCGCCGACTGA
- a CDS encoding HFX_2341 family transcriptional regulator domain-containing protein produces MQTHVVPVGFDYDRLIAPLVRDQFDVDRVVLLEGAVGSEANVEYSRNLSQKLETDFRNLLGAETERVPVDDVYDYDAAFEQAYDLINEELDAGREVWVNVSSMPRPVSFAFATAAHSVTLERQADRDRIHTYYTAPEKYLETELAEELRADRDLLRDLLEGAEGVAGGPAGEPDTVAGVDVDRVRERLDTATDLLAEFDERGTTIGAKEVDGRHIIELPVASFSNVKPFEEVILFKLGEAGEFESVSELAKALAGELNEEYTDSFRSKVIYNVDRLGPGGKGYVERESHGKSYRTRLSRIGELWVRAHAAEDASDYEW; encoded by the coding sequence ATGCAGACGCACGTCGTTCCGGTCGGCTTCGACTACGACCGACTCATCGCGCCGCTGGTCCGCGACCAGTTCGACGTGGACCGCGTCGTCCTCCTCGAGGGTGCGGTGGGCAGCGAGGCCAACGTCGAGTACTCGCGGAACCTCTCGCAGAAGCTAGAGACCGACTTCCGGAACCTGCTGGGCGCCGAGACCGAGCGTGTCCCCGTCGACGACGTGTACGACTACGATGCCGCCTTCGAGCAGGCGTACGACCTGATCAACGAGGAGCTCGACGCCGGCCGCGAGGTGTGGGTGAACGTCTCCTCGATGCCCCGGCCCGTCTCGTTCGCGTTCGCCACCGCCGCCCACTCCGTCACGCTCGAGCGGCAGGCCGACCGCGACCGCATCCACACCTACTACACGGCCCCCGAGAAGTACCTGGAGACCGAGTTGGCCGAGGAGCTGCGCGCCGACCGCGACCTCCTGCGGGACCTGCTCGAGGGCGCCGAGGGGGTCGCCGGCGGGCCTGCTGGCGAGCCAGACACCGTCGCGGGCGTCGACGTCGACCGCGTGCGAGAGCGGCTCGACACCGCGACCGACCTGCTCGCCGAGTTCGACGAGCGCGGCACCACCATCGGCGCAAAGGAGGTCGACGGGCGCCACATCATCGAGCTCCCGGTCGCCTCCTTCTCCAACGTGAAGCCGTTCGAGGAGGTGATCCTGTTCAAGCTGGGCGAGGCCGGCGAATTCGAGTCCGTCAGCGAGCTTGCGAAGGCGCTCGCCGGCGAACTCAACGAGGAGTACACCGACTCGTTCCGGTCGAAGGTGATCTACAACGTCGACCGCCTCGGGCCGGGCGGGAAGGGGTACGTCGAGCGCGAGTCCCACGGGAAGTCCTACCGGACGCGCCTCTCGCGGATCGGGGAGCTGTGGGTCCGCGCCCACGCCGCCGAGGACGCCTCCGACTACGAGTGGTAG
- a CDS encoding carbohydrate ABC transporter permease, with translation MAGDGRIARATDNAIRYPTATYRLLLGVSVGFFLLFAGFPLYWLLVVAVTPTGVAPDLIPEAVTASNFLVVAGSGFLRYVFNSLVIAASTTVVVVSVASLAGYAFGRLAFRGKRALLIATLCVAYFPPVAFVIPLFRLLSGALSVSVFGVTATSPDLFNTPAGPAVPLSGLTMPLAIFVLTTFFERIPDTLEDAARVEGTTRLGALVRVIVPLSRPGIATAAVLTFLQVYTEFFFSLLMTNGDPQDWAPIVPALRGLRTANASFAAAAAVTALVPVALLLALADDHVVAGLTEGYR, from the coding sequence ATGGCAGGTGACGGACGGATCGCGCGGGCGACCGACAACGCGATCCGCTATCCGACGGCGACCTACCGCCTCCTGCTGGGTGTCTCGGTCGGCTTTTTCCTCCTGTTCGCGGGGTTCCCGCTCTACTGGCTGCTCGTCGTGGCGGTCACCCCGACCGGCGTCGCACCAGACCTGATCCCCGAGGCGGTGACGGCGTCGAACTTCCTCGTCGTGGCGGGGTCGGGCTTCCTCCGATACGTGTTCAACAGCCTCGTCATCGCCGCGAGCACGACCGTCGTCGTGGTCTCGGTCGCGAGCCTCGCGGGCTACGCCTTCGGCCGACTCGCGTTCCGCGGGAAGCGGGCGCTGTTGATCGCGACGCTGTGTGTCGCGTACTTCCCGCCGGTCGCGTTCGTGATCCCGCTGTTCAGACTGCTGTCGGGCGCGCTGTCGGTGTCGGTGTTCGGCGTGACGGCGACGTCCCCGGACCTGTTCAACACCCCCGCCGGGCCCGCGGTCCCGCTATCGGGGCTGACGATGCCGCTGGCGATATTCGTCCTGACGACGTTCTTCGAGCGGATCCCGGACACGTTAGAGGACGCTGCCCGCGTCGAGGGGACGACCCGACTCGGCGCGCTCGTCCGGGTGATCGTCCCGTTGTCGCGCCCGGGGATCGCGACGGCGGCCGTGCTCACGTTCCTCCAAGTCTACACGGAGTTCTTCTTCTCGCTGCTCATGACCAACGGCGACCCGCAGGACTGGGCGCCCATCGTCCCGGCCCTGCGCGGCCTCCGGACCGCGAACGCGTCGTTCGCGGCCGCGGCCGCCGTGACCGCGCTCGTCCCGGTCGCCCTGCTGCTGGCGCTGGCCGACGACCACGTCGTCGCGGGACTGACCGAGGGGTACCGGTGA
- a CDS encoding DUF1405 domain-containing protein, producing MSLLADLTSDDGLPDRPELPWYVAPLPRAVENIGLRLATVVVAINLVGTAFGFWYYGVHPLPLSDPLITWQLGGTPPSMWIFVPDSPVATLFIALALGLWKLGRSNEYVNALAFFGCWKLGLWTPFVLLAFADGFTAANPLPMYLFLLFSHLAMTVEGFLLYRIAEFPVRAVAVALAWYGLNDVVDYFIPVAGTPHHTLMPGQVLLDSGVGFTHPSPTHEIAAAGAVVLTLTATFLVLATRVKLVEVGALRS from the coding sequence ATGAGTCTCCTCGCCGATCTCACGTCCGACGACGGCCTCCCCGATCGCCCGGAGCTCCCGTGGTACGTCGCGCCGCTCCCGCGCGCGGTCGAAAACATCGGCCTCCGACTTGCGACCGTCGTCGTCGCGATAAACCTCGTCGGCACCGCCTTCGGCTTCTGGTACTACGGGGTCCACCCACTGCCGCTGTCGGACCCGCTGATCACCTGGCAGCTCGGCGGGACGCCGCCGAGCATGTGGATCTTCGTCCCGGACTCGCCGGTGGCGACGCTGTTCATCGCGCTCGCGCTCGGCCTGTGGAAACTGGGCCGTTCGAACGAGTACGTGAACGCGCTGGCCTTCTTCGGCTGCTGGAAGCTCGGACTGTGGACGCCGTTCGTCCTGCTGGCGTTCGCCGACGGCTTCACCGCCGCGAACCCGCTTCCGATGTACCTGTTCTTGCTGTTCTCGCACCTGGCGATGACCGTCGAGGGCTTTCTCCTCTACCGAATCGCTGAGTTCCCCGTCCGTGCGGTCGCCGTTGCGCTCGCGTGGTACGGCCTCAACGACGTGGTCGACTACTTCATCCCCGTCGCCGGGACGCCCCATCACACGCTCATGCCGGGACAGGTGCTACTCGACTCCGGAGTCGGCTTCACGCACCCGTCGCCGACCCACGAGATCGCCGCCGCCGGCGCGGTCGTGCTCACGCTCACAGCGACGTTCCTCGTGCTTGCGACGCGCGTAAAGCTGGTCGAAGTCGGGGCGCTCCGCTCGTGA
- a CDS encoding DUF1405 domain-containing protein has protein sequence MADERPTRNPVPEALAEFYLTTPVTLGLLLLVNALAFLVGVRYYVETMPAVATYLWPLYGDSPTAVALGTLVLAALVPFAGYRLSSVPRTTLLSVLSTLAVVWLVKTGLWTFVALNVPFVRPDLPTDLYVGFDADSLWAYWGILATHAAFLAEALLIARVGHTSRRTLAAVALLALANDLFDYGYLIGLPLANHPPVRYDPGWILALGSLAATAAAVAVAAAVLPSGDGERRRRGA, from the coding sequence GTGGCCGACGAACGCCCGACACGCAATCCCGTCCCCGAGGCGCTCGCCGAGTTCTATCTCACCACACCGGTCACGCTCGGGCTCCTCCTCCTCGTGAACGCGCTCGCGTTTCTCGTCGGCGTGCGCTACTACGTCGAGACGATGCCCGCCGTTGCGACGTACCTGTGGCCACTGTACGGCGACTCGCCCACCGCGGTCGCGCTCGGGACGCTCGTGCTCGCTGCGCTGGTTCCGTTCGCCGGCTACCGCCTGTCCTCGGTGCCCCGAACGACGCTGCTGTCGGTGCTGTCGACGCTCGCGGTCGTCTGGCTGGTCAAGACGGGGCTGTGGACGTTCGTCGCGCTCAACGTCCCGTTCGTCCGGCCCGACCTCCCGACGGACCTGTACGTCGGCTTCGACGCCGACTCGTTGTGGGCCTACTGGGGGATCCTCGCCACGCACGCGGCATTCCTCGCGGAGGCGCTGTTGATCGCGCGCGTCGGTCACACCTCGCGGCGCACGCTGGCCGCAGTCGCGCTGCTCGCGCTCGCGAACGACCTCTTCGACTACGGCTACCTCATCGGGCTCCCGCTCGCGAACCACCCGCCGGTTCGGTACGACCCCGGCTGGATCCTCGCGCTGGGCTCGCTCGCGGCGACTGCCGCCGCGGTCGCGGTCGCGGCAGCCGTCCTCCCGTCCGGCGATGGCGAGCGTCGCCGACGCGGTGCTTAA
- a CDS encoding ArsR/SmtB family transcription factor, with the protein MDSAVLLDLLGNENRRRILRLLSHKPCYVTEISEYLGVSPKAVIDHLRKLEDAGLIENHTDDRRRKYFHIARDVRLEVNVSRHGFGTKSAYPANPSLDIQGRCPHMHIDLELRSAGGDADGSVTTAGGDDATEPGSDDATEPGSDDTGVAGDAGDRDATAGGAAGPDRGDLAALAAEFDELQELENELSLAQRWVHGRMSDLLDRVNDRLGVDADSRFYAKILAAVTSTDGSHRAVVEDVDADPQAVEDGLRRLADADLIARESDRWRLTG; encoded by the coding sequence ATGGACTCCGCGGTACTGCTTGATCTCTTGGGCAACGAGAACCGCCGGCGCATCCTCCGGCTGCTCTCGCACAAGCCGTGCTACGTCACGGAGATCAGCGAGTACCTCGGCGTATCGCCGAAGGCCGTCATCGATCACCTGCGGAAGCTCGAGGACGCCGGGCTCATCGAGAACCACACCGACGACCGGCGACGCAAGTACTTCCACATCGCCCGCGACGTCCGCTTGGAAGTGAACGTCTCTCGCCACGGCTTCGGTACGAAATCGGCCTACCCCGCGAACCCGAGCCTCGACATCCAGGGGCGGTGTCCGCACATGCACATCGACCTGGAGCTTCGATCGGCCGGCGGCGACGCCGACGGCAGCGTCACAACCGCCGGCGGCGACGATGCGACGGAGCCCGGAAGCGACGATGCGACAGAGCCCGGAAGCGACGATACGGGCGTCGCCGGCGATGCGGGCGACCGCGACGCCACCGCCGGTGGCGCCGCCGGGCCCGACCGCGGGGACCTGGCCGCGTTGGCCGCCGAGTTCGACGAGCTACAGGAGCTCGAGAACGAGCTCTCGCTCGCCCAGCGGTGGGTCCACGGGCGGATGAGCGACCTCCTCGACCGCGTGAACGACCGCCTCGGCGTCGACGCCGACTCCCGGTTCTACGCGAAGATATTGGCCGCCGTCACCTCGACGGACGGCTCCCACCGCGCCGTCGTCGAGGACGTCGACGCGGATCCGCAGGCCGTCGAGGATGGGTTGCGCCGGCTCGCGGACGCGGACCTGATCGCGAGAGAGTCCGACCGCTGGCGGCTCACCGGGTAG